The proteins below come from a single Gossypium raimondii isolate GPD5lz chromosome 2, ASM2569854v1, whole genome shotgun sequence genomic window:
- the LOC105788245 gene encoding probable inactive receptor kinase At4g23740 has product MEVLYVLSWICILGLVLFQGNADPVEDKQALLDFVNKMPHSRALNWNQTSPVCNNWTGVTCNAGGSRIIAVRLPGIGLHGPIPANTISRLSALQVLSLRSNGISGHFPSDFFNLRNLSFLYLQYNNLSGPLPVDFSVWRNLTIVNLSNNRFNQSIPSSLSNLTHLQALDLANNSLSGEIPELNLPSLQQINLSNNKLTGIVPKSLLRFPSLVFEGNNVSFERIPPHPSPFGAPYGEPYPTSKKSRRLGETALLGIIIACCILAIVALVFFVIVCCSRRKSEDVYSRKLQAGGMSPEKAVSRSQDANNRLFFFEGCNYTFDLEDLLRASAEVLGKGTYGISYKAVLEDATTVVVKRLKEVSVGKREFEQQMEVVGSIRHPNVIELKAYYYSKDERLMVYDYYSQGSVSSILHGKKGETRTPLDWDTRMKIAIGAARGIARIHTENGGKFVHGNIKSSNIFVNSQQYGSVSDLGLSTIMGALAPPISRAAGYRAPEVTDTRKAMQPSDVYSFGVVLLELLTGKSPIHTTGGDEIIHLVRWVHSVVREEWTAEVFDIELMRYPNIEEEMVEMLQIAMTCVVRMPDQRPKMADLVKMIENVRAIESENRQSSGNRSESSTPPATTMGKESHVSQ; this is encoded by the exons ATGGAAGTTTTGTATGTTCTGTCTTGGATTTGCATCTTGGGTTTGGTTTTGTTTCAAGGAAATGCAGATCCTGTTGAAGATAAGCAAGCATTGCTTGATTTTGTCAACAAGATGCCCCATTCTCGTGCTCTAAACTGGAATCAGACTTCCCCAGTATGCAACAACTGGACTGGAGTGACTTGCAATGCCGGTGGCTCTCGGATAATAGCTGTTAGATTGCCTGGAATCGGATTACACGGTCCGATTCCGGCCAATACCATTAGTCGTCTCTCAGCTTTGCAGGTTTTAAGCCTTAGATCCAACGGTATAAGTGGTCACTTCCCTTCTGATTTCTTTAATCTTAGAAACTTATCTTTTCTTTATCTTCAATACAACAACTTGTCCGGACCACTGCCTGTGGATTTCTCGGTTTGGAGGAATCTAACTATTGTTAACTTGTCCAACAATCGGTTCAACCAGAGTATTCCTAGTTCGTTAtcaaatttgactcacctccAGGCGTTGGATCTTGCAAACAATTCACTTTCTGGTGAAATTCCTGAACTGAATTTGCCTAGCTTGCAACAGATAAACTTGTCCAACAATAAACTCACCGGTATTGTTCCGAAGTCGCTTTTAAGGTTCCCTAGTTTGGTGTTTGAAGGTAACAATGTTTCTTTTGAAAGAATCCCTCCTCATCCGTCACCATTTGGTGCACCCTATGGCGAACCGTATCCGACATCCAAGAAGTCCAGGAGGCTTGGAGAAACTGCATTGTTGGGAATAATAATTGCTTGTTGCATTCTAGCAATTGTGGCGTTGGTGTTTTTCGTAATTGTTTGCTGCTCAAGAAGAAAGAGTGAGGATGTGTATTCGCGGAAGTTGCAAGCCGGAGGGATGTCACCAGAGAAAGCGGTCTCGAGGAGTCAGGATGCAAATAATAGATTGTTCTTTTTCGAGGGTTGTAATTATACATTTGATTTGGAGGACTTATTGAGGGCTTCTGCTGAAGTATTAGGGAAGGGAACTTATGGTATTTCCTATAAAGCAGTGCTAGAGGATGCAACAACAGTGGTAGTGAAGAGGTTGAAGGAGGTTAGTGTCGGGAAGCGGGAGTTTGAGCAACAAATGGAGGTTGTTGGAAGCATTCGGCATCCAAATGTCATCGAGCTGAAAGCATATTACTACTCAAAAGATGAAAGGCTGATGGTTTATGATTATTACAGTCAGGGAAGCGTTTCTTCCATCTTACACG GTAAAAAAGGAGAGACTAGAACCCCTCTAGATTGGGATACCAGAATGAAAATCGCAATTGGGGCAGCTAGAGGCATTGCTCGCATCCATACAGAGAATGGTGGCAAGTTTGTCCACGGCAACATCAAGTCCTCCAACATTTTTGTCAACTCCCAACAATACGGCAGTGTATCGGATCTCGGACTATCAACTATAATGGGTGCACTTGCCCCTCCCATCTCCCGTGCTGCTGGTTACCGTGCCCCTGAAGTTACCGACACCAGAAAAGCTATGCAACCTTCTGATGTCTATAGCTTCGGAGTGGTCTTACTTGAGCTCCTAACTGGAAAGTCCCCTATCCATACTACTGGTGGGGATGAGATCATCCACTTGGTCAGATGGGTTCATTCGGTAGTTCGAGAAGAGTGGACAGCTGAGGTTTTCGATATTGAACTGATGAGATATCCAAACATAGAGGAGGAGATGGTGGAGATGTTACAAATAGCAATGACATGCGTTGTGAGGATGCCGGATCAAAGACCGAAAATGGCAGACTTAgttaaaatgatagaaaatgtcCGAGCGATTGAGTCCGAGAATCGACAATCTTCGGGAAACAGATCCGAAAGTTCAACACCACCGGCAACAACGATGGGGAAAGAATCCCACGTCTCACAATGA
- the LOC105788247 gene encoding ubiquitin-conjugating enzyme E2-17 kDa — translation MASKRILKELKDLQKDPPTSCSAGPVAEDMFHWQATIMGPPDSPYAGGVFLVTIHFPPDYPFKPPKVAFRTKVFHPNINSNGSICLDILKEQWSPALTISKVLLSICSLLTDPNPDDPLVPEIAHMYKTDKSKYETTARSWTQKYAMG, via the exons aTGGCTTCAAAGCGGATCTTGAAGGAGCTCAAGGATCTCCAGAAAGATCCTCCTACCTCTTGCAGCGCag GCCCTGTTGCTGAAGACATGTTTCATTGGCAAGCAACTATTATGGGTCCTCCTGACAGTCCATATGCTGGTGGAGTGTTTCTAGTCACCATTCATTTCCCTCCGGACTATCCATTTAAACCACCAAAG GTTGCATTCAGGACAAAGGTCTTTCACCCAAATATTAACAGCAACGGTAGCATTTGCCTCGATATTTTGAAGGAGCAGTGGAGCCCTGCCCTCACCATATCCAAG GTATTGCTATCTATCTGCTCACTATTGACGGATCCAAATCCTGATGACCCATTGGTGCCGGAGATTGCCCACATGTACAAGACTGACAAGAGCAAGTATGAGACAACGGCTCGAAGCTGGACCCAGAAGTATGCGATGGGTTAA